The Candidatus Obscuribacterales bacterium genome has a segment encoding these proteins:
- a CDS encoding NAD(P)(+) transhydrogenase (Re/Si-specific) subunit beta, producing the protein MLTTGFLSSGIEITYLVAASLFIVGLKKLSSPATARQGNQIAAVGMLVAIVATLLNQSVLNYTMILVGIVIGSLVGAIAAQKVAMTAMPQMVGIFNGLGGAASALIAVGEFWRVLATTGTAPVDATLVTILGVLIGGVTFTGSLMAFAKLQGIMPGAPITFPLQQPFNIFILVSFLGGSGYLLVHPEQTFVFLGLVAISLLLGVLFVLPIGGADTPVVISLLNSYSGLAASAAGFILMNNMLIIAGALVGASGLILTQIMCKAMNRSLANVLFSAFGSDGGTAIAAGGDQGDRVVRSVEPEEGAMMLGYARSVVIVPGYGMAVAQAQHSVRELADQLDRLGVTVKYAIHPVAGRMPGHMNVLLAEANVPYDQLCDMDDINPEFERTDVALVIGANDVVNPAARENASSPIYGMPILDVDRAHNTIVIKRGMSAGFAGIENDLFFKEHTMMMFGSAKDVVAKLVAEVKQLS; encoded by the coding sequence ATGTTGACAACCGGCTTTCTTTCCTCAGGCATTGAGATCACCTACCTGGTGGCCGCTTCCCTGTTTATTGTGGGTTTGAAAAAACTGAGTTCTCCGGCAACGGCGCGGCAGGGCAACCAGATTGCGGCGGTAGGGATGTTGGTGGCTATTGTGGCTACGCTGCTCAATCAGTCTGTCCTGAACTACACCATGATCTTGGTCGGGATTGTGATTGGTTCCTTGGTGGGAGCGATCGCTGCCCAGAAGGTGGCCATGACCGCCATGCCTCAAATGGTTGGCATCTTCAACGGACTAGGTGGCGCGGCCTCAGCCTTGATTGCCGTGGGCGAATTTTGGCGAGTTCTCGCCACCACCGGCACCGCGCCGGTAGACGCTACCTTGGTGACGATCCTAGGTGTACTCATCGGTGGGGTCACCTTTACCGGTAGCTTGATGGCCTTTGCCAAACTCCAAGGCATCATGCCCGGCGCGCCGATTACCTTTCCCCTGCAGCAACCCTTCAACATTTTTATTCTGGTCAGCTTTCTAGGTGGCAGCGGCTACCTGCTGGTTCATCCTGAGCAAACCTTCGTCTTTTTGGGATTGGTTGCCATCTCGCTGCTCCTCGGCGTTCTGTTCGTTCTGCCCATTGGTGGCGCTGATACCCCCGTGGTCATTTCCCTGCTCAACTCCTACTCCGGATTAGCAGCCAGCGCGGCAGGCTTCATCTTGATGAATAATATGTTGATCATTGCCGGGGCCTTGGTGGGTGCATCGGGACTGATCCTCACCCAGATTATGTGTAAAGCCATGAACCGCTCCCTGGCCAATGTGCTGTTCAGCGCTTTTGGCTCCGATGGCGGAACAGCGATCGCTGCCGGTGGAGACCAAGGCGATCGGGTGGTGCGATCGGTGGAACCGGAAGAAGGCGCGATGATGCTGGGCTATGCGCGATCGGTCGTCATTGTTCCTGGCTATGGCATGGCTGTGGCCCAAGCCCAGCATTCCGTGCGAGAACTTGCTGACCAGCTTGACCGCCTCGGCGTCACCGTAAAATATGCCATTCACCCGGTAGCAGGCCGGATGCCCGGTCACATGAACGTGCTGCTGGCTGAAGCCAACGTTCCCTACGATCAACTCTGCGACATGGACGACATCAATCCAGAATTTGAGCGCACGGACGTGGCGTTGGTGATTGGCGCAAACGACGTGGTCAATCCCGCTGCCCGCGAAAATGCTAGCAGCCCGATTTACGGAATGCCGATTTTGGATGTGGATCGTGCCCACAACACCATCGTCATCAAGCGCGGCATGAGCGCAGGCTTTGCCGGCATTGAAAATGATTTGTTCTTCAAAGAGCACACCATGATGATGTTCGGCAGCGCTAAGGATGTGGTTGCTAAGCTTGTTGCAGAAGTTAAGCAACTTAGCTAA